Proteins encoded within one genomic window of Microbacterium sp. LKL04:
- a CDS encoding AAA family ATPase: MSMTPEQAAWFRDTFTRLVDNVDQALMGKREVVGLVLAAMLAEGHVLLEDAPGTGKTSLAKALAASVQGTSTRIQFTPDLLPSDVTGVTIYDQQNHKFEFHKGPVFSSIVLADEINRASPKTQSALLEVMEESRVTVDGVPHEVGRPFLVIATQNPIEQAGTYKLPEAQLDRFMIKTSIGYPSLAVAERILAGDVDRNPSGKLSPVITTKAVADMADLAATVHVDPAVARYAAQLVEATRESDATKLGVSVRGAISMMRIARVVAASQGRHYVIPDDVKALAAPVWTHRLVLDPEAEFSGTTSESVIERALTQVEAPLARASA; encoded by the coding sequence ATGAGCATGACCCCTGAACAGGCGGCCTGGTTCCGCGACACGTTCACGCGCCTCGTCGACAACGTCGACCAGGCCCTGATGGGCAAGCGCGAGGTGGTCGGCCTCGTGCTGGCCGCGATGCTCGCCGAGGGCCACGTCCTCCTCGAGGACGCTCCCGGTACGGGAAAGACGAGCCTCGCGAAGGCGCTCGCCGCGAGCGTGCAGGGCACGTCCACCCGCATTCAGTTCACGCCCGACCTGCTGCCTTCCGACGTGACCGGTGTCACGATCTACGACCAGCAGAACCACAAGTTCGAATTCCACAAGGGACCCGTCTTCTCGTCGATCGTCCTCGCCGACGAGATCAACCGCGCCTCGCCGAAGACGCAGTCGGCCCTCCTCGAGGTCATGGAGGAGTCGCGGGTCACCGTCGACGGCGTGCCGCACGAGGTGGGCCGCCCGTTCCTCGTCATCGCGACGCAGAACCCGATCGAGCAGGCGGGTACCTACAAGCTGCCCGAGGCCCAGCTCGACCGCTTCATGATCAAGACGTCGATCGGCTACCCCTCGCTCGCCGTCGCCGAGCGCATCCTCGCCGGCGATGTCGACCGCAACCCGTCCGGCAAGCTGAGTCCCGTCATCACGACGAAGGCCGTCGCCGACATGGCCGACCTCGCGGCGACCGTCCACGTCGACCCCGCCGTTGCCCGCTACGCGGCGCAGCTGGTTGAGGCCACCCGCGAGTCGGATGCTACGAAGCTCGGCGTCTCGGTCCGCGGTGCGATCTCGATGATGCGCATCGCGCGCGTCGTCGCGGCATCGCAGGGCCGTCACTACGTCATCCCCGATGACGTCAAGGCGCTCGCCGCGCCGGTATGGACCCACCGCCTCGTCCTCGACCCCGAGGCCGAGTTCTCGGGCACGACGTCGGAGTCCGTCATCGAGCGCGCTCTCACGCAGGTCGAGGCGCCTCTCGCGAGGGCGTCGGCCTGA
- a CDS encoding DUF58 domain-containing protein, with protein MTMTPETVAAPDAPGPSGAPADTVEDAPAFAARQATRGEKFREDAAVWARRAGARISVVAAVIQVTGWVVIAVAIVLWIAALTLGWQEAFVAAIVATVLALLCVGFLFGRTAYDVDLDLTRTRVVVGERAVGALKLANRTSRALLPSEIVLPVGSGRGVFQVPRLQAGEEHEELFAIPTTHRAVLSVGPVSVLRGDPLGLFERTHDRRQAVDLFVHPRTLPLEGLSLGLMRDLEGLPDQHLARDDVSFHALRDYQPGDDLRHVHWKSTARTGTLMVREYEQTRRSHFVVALSTHPGEYRDADEFETAISVTGSVGLRALRDSRSLDVRTSEGKIRAETGRRFLDSLSALETTKPRDGGIVALAGILAAHSPDAAVAVLICGSTVDAGQIRLACSRVPFGVRTIAVIADSRLESPALRRVGDADVVALGHLDQLPNALRKVLS; from the coding sequence ATGACGATGACGCCGGAGACGGTCGCCGCGCCGGACGCGCCCGGCCCCTCCGGCGCGCCCGCGGACACCGTCGAGGACGCTCCCGCCTTCGCCGCGCGTCAGGCGACGCGGGGCGAGAAGTTCCGAGAGGATGCCGCGGTCTGGGCGCGCCGCGCCGGTGCGCGGATCTCCGTCGTCGCCGCCGTCATCCAGGTCACCGGCTGGGTGGTCATCGCCGTGGCGATCGTCCTGTGGATCGCGGCGCTTACGCTCGGGTGGCAGGAGGCGTTCGTCGCGGCCATCGTGGCGACCGTCCTCGCGCTCCTGTGCGTGGGCTTCCTGTTCGGTCGGACGGCGTACGACGTGGACCTCGATCTCACGCGCACCCGCGTCGTGGTGGGGGAGCGGGCCGTCGGCGCGCTGAAGCTGGCGAACCGCACCTCCCGCGCCCTGCTTCCCTCCGAGATCGTCCTGCCGGTCGGGTCCGGGCGGGGGGTGTTCCAGGTGCCGCGCCTGCAGGCGGGCGAGGAGCACGAGGAGCTGTTCGCGATCCCCACGACCCACCGGGCGGTCCTCTCCGTCGGGCCCGTCAGCGTGCTCCGCGGCGACCCGCTGGGCCTGTTCGAGCGCACCCACGACCGGCGCCAGGCCGTCGACCTGTTCGTGCACCCGCGCACGCTCCCGCTCGAGGGGCTCTCGCTCGGTCTGATGCGCGACCTCGAGGGGCTGCCCGACCAGCACCTGGCCCGCGACGACGTGTCGTTCCACGCGCTCCGCGACTATCAGCCGGGCGATGACCTGCGGCACGTCCACTGGAAGTCCACGGCCCGCACCGGCACCCTCATGGTCCGCGAGTACGAGCAGACCCGCCGGTCGCACTTCGTCGTCGCGCTGTCGACCCATCCCGGAGAGTACCGGGATGCCGACGAGTTCGAGACGGCGATCTCGGTCACCGGGTCGGTGGGCCTCCGGGCGCTCCGCGATTCGCGCTCCCTCGACGTCCGCACGTCCGAGGGCAAGATCCGAGCCGAGACGGGTCGCCGCTTCCTCGACTCGCTCTCCGCCCTCGAGACGACGAAGCCCCGCGATGGCGGGATCGTCGCCCTCGCCGGCATCCTGGCCGCCCATTCCCCGGATGCCGCCGTCGCCGTCCTCATCTGCGGGTCCACGGTCGACGCGGGCCAGATCCGGTTGGCGTGCTCCCGCGTGCCGTTCGGAGTGCGCACCATCGCGGTCATCGCGGACAGCCGCCTCGAATCCCCCGCGCTGCGCCGCGTGGGCGACGCCGACGTCGTCGCCCTCGGGCACCTCGACCAGCTCCCGAACGCCCTCCGCAAGGTACTCTCGTGA
- a CDS encoding transglutaminase domain-containing protein, with protein sequence MNRLAFLLLPGMTWRRVVADVGAVVLLLTVAIIGFAATFDGTSYLVAAIGALLLGLVLAWVGARWRWGVLTLTGATVAVYFLFGGALALPHTTFLGVIPTLETWRQLAVGVVTSWKDLLTTVPPVDPGDGHLIVPFLLTLVASVLTASLALRLRRAAWALIPASLYIAGEILLGTAQTVAPIVQGVLFAVVAVVWLALRTMWSPERTAVEAATPGADASRAARLRRLISGGVVLALATGAGAAVAATAAPPTQRYILRDFVVPPFDIHDYASPLQAWRKYVRDYTTDPLFTVTGLPEDGRVRLATMDSYDGIVYNVAEDGAGSSSAFTSIRSNMSPQAEGTETKVRVDIENLSGVWLPTVGSAREFDFAGTRATDLRRGAHFNDGTGTAVTTSGVRSGDAYTIDTIVPPVVKDEQLSETPFASLKMPKQAGIPQALSEIASDATEDAETPIDRARALETYLQTDGYFSHGLASDVYSPSGHGAARISMLVSNEQMIGDDEQYAVAMALMATQLGMPARVVMGWHPDQDEKDAGGVFTATGENVHAWVEIAFEGVGWVPFDPTPDEDNEPSQQNTKPRANPKPQVLQPPPPAQEPAELPPALAEERDQDEQPDSGLGWLGPVLLWTAVGLGGILLLLSPFLVIGGIKAARRTRRLHAERTADRVSGGWDELVDRAVDYRISVPPGSTRAESAVVVGESFDGARVATLAQQADADVYGPGDPSPEDVDAFWREVDEIVAGMAGGATFWQRLRARLSLRSLRRDRTNLWASLSTMVRTRRR encoded by the coding sequence GTGAACCGTCTCGCCTTCCTGCTGCTGCCCGGCATGACCTGGCGCCGTGTCGTCGCGGACGTCGGTGCCGTGGTCCTCCTCCTGACGGTCGCGATCATCGGCTTCGCCGCCACCTTCGACGGCACGTCTTACCTGGTCGCGGCGATCGGTGCGCTCCTGCTGGGTCTCGTGCTCGCGTGGGTCGGGGCGCGCTGGCGCTGGGGGGTCCTCACCCTCACGGGCGCGACAGTCGCGGTGTACTTCCTCTTCGGCGGCGCGCTCGCCCTGCCGCACACGACCTTCCTCGGAGTCATTCCGACGCTCGAGACCTGGCGTCAGCTCGCGGTCGGCGTCGTGACCTCGTGGAAGGACCTGCTCACCACGGTGCCGCCGGTGGACCCCGGCGACGGACACTTGATCGTGCCGTTCCTCCTGACGCTCGTCGCGTCGGTGCTCACCGCATCGCTCGCGCTCCGGCTGCGGCGTGCGGCGTGGGCGCTGATCCCCGCCTCCCTCTACATCGCGGGCGAGATCCTCCTCGGCACCGCTCAGACCGTCGCCCCGATCGTGCAGGGCGTCCTCTTCGCCGTCGTCGCCGTCGTCTGGCTCGCGCTGCGGACGATGTGGAGCCCGGAGCGCACCGCCGTCGAAGCGGCGACGCCGGGAGCGGATGCCTCGCGCGCCGCACGACTGCGTCGCCTCATCTCGGGCGGCGTCGTCCTCGCTCTCGCGACGGGTGCAGGCGCCGCGGTGGCGGCGACCGCCGCACCCCCCACGCAGCGTTACATCCTGCGGGACTTCGTCGTCCCGCCCTTCGACATCCACGACTATGCGAGCCCGCTGCAGGCCTGGCGCAAGTACGTCCGCGATTACACGACCGATCCGCTGTTCACCGTCACCGGCCTCCCGGAGGACGGCCGCGTGCGCCTCGCGACGATGGATTCCTACGACGGCATCGTCTACAACGTCGCCGAGGACGGTGCGGGTTCGTCGAGTGCGTTCACTTCCATCCGCTCCAACATGTCGCCGCAGGCGGAGGGGACCGAGACGAAGGTGCGCGTCGACATCGAGAACCTCTCCGGTGTCTGGCTGCCGACGGTCGGTTCCGCTCGCGAGTTCGATTTCGCCGGGACGCGCGCGACCGACCTCCGTCGTGGTGCGCACTTCAACGACGGCACGGGGACGGCCGTGACCACCTCGGGTGTCCGATCGGGTGACGCGTACACGATCGACACGATCGTTCCCCCGGTCGTGAAGGATGAGCAGCTCTCGGAGACCCCCTTTGCGTCGCTGAAGATGCCCAAGCAGGCGGGCATCCCGCAGGCGCTCAGCGAGATCGCCTCGGACGCCACGGAGGATGCCGAGACGCCGATCGACCGGGCGCGGGCGCTCGAGACCTATCTCCAGACGGACGGCTACTTCAGCCACGGTCTTGCGAGCGACGTCTACTCGCCCTCCGGTCACGGTGCGGCGCGCATCTCGATGCTCGTCTCGAACGAGCAGATGATCGGCGACGACGAGCAGTACGCCGTCGCCATGGCCCTCATGGCGACGCAGCTCGGCATGCCGGCGCGCGTCGTCATGGGCTGGCACCCCGACCAGGACGAGAAGGATGCCGGTGGCGTCTTCACTGCGACGGGCGAGAACGTCCACGCGTGGGTGGAGATCGCGTTCGAGGGTGTCGGCTGGGTGCCGTTCGACCCGACCCCCGACGAGGACAACGAGCCGAGCCAGCAGAACACCAAGCCGCGAGCGAACCCCAAGCCGCAGGTGCTGCAGCCGCCGCCGCCCGCTCAGGAGCCCGCGGAGCTTCCGCCGGCACTGGCCGAGGAGCGCGATCAGGACGAGCAGCCCGACTCCGGTCTCGGGTGGCTGGGGCCCGTGCTGCTGTGGACGGCGGTCGGTCTGGGCGGCATCCTCCTGCTCCTGTCGCCCTTCCTCGTGATCGGTGGGATCAAAGCCGCGCGGCGTACGCGCCGCCTGCACGCGGAGCGCACCGCGGATCGCGTGTCGGGCGGGTGGGACGAACTCGTCGACCGCGCCGTCGACTACCGCATCAGCGTCCCGCCGGGGTCCACGCGAGCCGAGAGCGCGGTCGTCGTCGGCGAGTCGTTCGACGGTGCCCGCGTTGCGACCCTCGCGCAGCAGGCCGACGCCGACGTCTACGGTCCCGGCGACCCCAGCCCCGAGGACGTCGACGCGTTCTGGCGCGAGGTCGACGAGATCGTTGCAGGCATGGCCGGCGGAGCGACGTTCTGGCAGCGCCTGCGAGCGCGGCTGAGTCTTCGGTCGCTGCGACGCGACCGGACGAATCTGTGGGCGAGTCTTTCGACGATGGTCCGGACGCGACGACGATGA
- a CDS encoding RDD family protein: MTERHPATMLHRILAVVIDSVIAGVVVALVSGVVVTASVLTGSAVPVLVLVPAVIVAAIVWFLIHTALQGRRGSLGMRFMGLALAHSADDAGLGFGRALGRNLIWGLTGSVLVGLFSPLFDPSRWRRGWHDIASGAVVVDVSRVERPDRVQAAPASPPAADLAPAPALALSPEPVLAAAPAPVVAPAPAPAAPALQGAALPAPAWAPASPPANRRIPRTLPVDVISTVPGVPHRDGKPDAVEHAAPPVIAILRWDDGTRHNVYEPSLFGRGPGHQEGRRSVAVRDETLSMSKTHFEVGVDATGTWIVDRHSLNGVVIVRGGQPQRLAPGEPARIWSGDVLEVGDRSLTVESAR; encoded by the coding sequence ATGACCGAGCGTCACCCGGCGACGATGCTCCACCGCATCCTCGCCGTCGTCATCGACTCCGTGATCGCGGGAGTCGTCGTCGCGCTCGTCTCGGGTGTGGTCGTGACCGCGTCGGTCCTCACCGGTAGCGCCGTGCCGGTTCTCGTCCTGGTCCCTGCGGTCATCGTCGCCGCGATCGTCTGGTTCCTGATCCACACGGCGCTCCAGGGTCGACGCGGATCGCTCGGCATGAGGTTCATGGGTCTCGCGCTCGCGCACTCTGCGGACGACGCCGGCCTCGGTTTCGGACGTGCACTCGGGCGCAACCTGATCTGGGGACTGACCGGCAGCGTCCTCGTCGGGCTGTTCTCGCCCCTGTTCGACCCCTCGCGGTGGCGACGCGGGTGGCACGACATCGCATCCGGTGCCGTCGTGGTCGACGTCAGCCGCGTCGAACGGCCCGACCGGGTGCAGGCGGCGCCGGCCTCCCCTCCGGCCGCCGACCTCGCCCCTGCCCCTGCCCTGGCACTGTCGCCGGAGCCTGTGCTCGCGGCGGCGCCCGCCCCGGTCGTCGCTCCCGCGCCCGCGCCCGCGGCGCCCGCGCTGCAGGGTGCCGCCCTGCCGGCACCCGCGTGGGCCCCGGCATCCCCTCCGGCGAACCGGCGCATCCCTCGGACGCTGCCGGTCGACGTCATCTCGACCGTTCCCGGGGTTCCCCACCGCGACGGAAAGCCCGATGCGGTGGAGCACGCGGCTCCGCCGGTCATCGCGATCCTCCGCTGGGATGACGGCACCCGTCACAACGTCTACGAGCCGAGCCTGTTCGGCCGCGGCCCCGGACATCAGGAGGGACGTCGCAGCGTCGCCGTGCGCGATGAGACGCTCTCGATGTCCAAGACCCACTTCGAGGTGGGCGTCGACGCCACGGGAACCTGGATCGTCGATCGGCACTCCCTCAACGGCGTCGTGATCGTCCGCGGCGGCCAGCCGCAACGGCTCGCGCCCGGAGAACCCGCGCGCATCTGGTCGGGCGACGTCCTCGAGGTCGGCGACCGGAGCTTGACGGTGGAGAGCGCCCGATGA
- a CDS encoding PP2C family protein-serine/threonine phosphatase, translated as MIAIDVEIGAATHPGLRRRVNEDSHLAEYPLFLVADGMGGHDAGAAASSAVVTEFRTLVGRDSVGIEEMRGALARARAAVLRISHEGRAAGTTLTGVAVTEVGGHGYWLTINVGDSRTYRYAEGELEQISVDHSVVQELIDAGELTGEAAGRDSRRNEITRAIGAGSGGEADFWLVAAEPGDRMLICSDGLSGEVPEERISGILRDVSDPGEAATRLVHEAMLHGGRDNITAVVVDAVRVSGQDDDAYDTSPAGRVSHADEDTRPRAAAGGDA; from the coding sequence ATGATCGCGATCGACGTGGAGATCGGAGCGGCGACGCATCCGGGCCTGCGGCGACGCGTCAACGAGGATTCGCATCTGGCGGAGTACCCGCTGTTCCTCGTCGCCGACGGCATGGGCGGTCACGACGCGGGAGCCGCAGCGAGCTCCGCCGTCGTCACCGAGTTCCGCACCCTCGTCGGCCGCGACTCCGTCGGCATCGAGGAGATGCGGGGCGCCCTCGCCCGGGCACGTGCCGCCGTACTCCGGATCAGCCATGAGGGGCGTGCGGCCGGCACGACCCTCACCGGCGTCGCGGTCACCGAGGTCGGCGGGCACGGCTACTGGCTCACGATCAACGTGGGCGATTCGCGCACCTACCGGTACGCGGAAGGTGAGCTCGAGCAGATCAGCGTCGATCATTCCGTCGTCCAGGAACTCATCGACGCGGGCGAGCTGACCGGCGAAGCGGCAGGCCGCGATTCGCGGCGCAACGAGATCACCCGCGCGATCGGCGCCGGCAGCGGCGGTGAGGCCGACTTCTGGCTCGTCGCGGCCGAACCGGGGGACCGCATGCTCATCTGCTCGGACGGGCTGTCGGGCGAGGTTCCCGAAGAGCGCATCAGCGGCATCCTGCGAGATGTGAGCGACCCCGGCGAAGCGGCGACCCGCCTCGTTCACGAGGCGATGCTCCACGGCGGTCGCGACAACATCACGGCTGTCGTGGTCGATGCCGTCCGCGTGTCAGGGCAGGATGATGATGCGTACGACACGTCGCCCGCGGGCCGCGTGTCGCACGCCGACGAGGACACACGGCCGCGTGCAGCGGCAGGAGGAGACGCCTGA
- a CDS encoding FHA domain-containing protein, which yields MRSVRYRPDGNAEAWRAAVTGSALAVLPPAVTPHAVEGVWRRLDGGGIGAVLESLTGAFGTSLAAIPPFGLAVAEGDGVRVAVRGPVTLVVETADGVDAISGDGVATWTERFLAGVVRVSVDLGTGTDADMLPIESGVVPAAEVVFDLAGGDTPTPVAAAAPAVSAPAAEPERALEPEPALEPVPEPEPVAEPEPVLEPEPEPAVKPAPAAEPEPAAEAASSPEVESPADLGETIASPRTRAKEPASELAPEPATPGLVTGVPPLHTLGGSPVSTPGGSAPHSAATPSETVSGIDDDPELGATVASPRTAAKGTTAVPALPPFVPPVPPLPPDVAGAAQLGDHDGATVSVAEARAMRAASTSYDSIEDVPPRSPSRGRIRLADGRVVELERTVIIGRRPRSTRPAENDLPTLVAVDGPQHDISRNHVEIRAEGEHVLAVDLASTNGTVLLRGGHDPVRLHPNEPTMVIDADVLDLGDGVTLTFEDLP from the coding sequence ATGCGCTCTGTGCGATACCGGCCTGACGGCAACGCCGAGGCGTGGCGTGCTGCCGTGACCGGATCCGCGCTCGCTGTGCTGCCGCCGGCGGTCACCCCGCACGCGGTCGAGGGCGTCTGGCGTCGCCTGGACGGCGGGGGCATCGGTGCCGTCCTCGAGTCCCTGACCGGCGCGTTCGGGACGTCGCTCGCGGCGATCCCGCCCTTCGGTCTCGCCGTCGCCGAGGGCGACGGCGTCCGGGTCGCCGTCCGAGGTCCGGTCACGCTCGTCGTCGAGACCGCGGACGGCGTCGACGCGATCTCGGGCGACGGCGTCGCCACCTGGACCGAACGGTTCCTCGCCGGGGTCGTGCGCGTGAGCGTCGACCTCGGGACGGGCACGGATGCCGACATGCTGCCGATCGAATCGGGAGTCGTCCCTGCGGCCGAGGTCGTCTTCGACCTGGCGGGCGGCGATACTCCGACGCCCGTCGCCGCCGCCGCACCGGCGGTGTCTGCCCCCGCCGCCGAGCCCGAACGCGCGCTCGAGCCCGAACCCGCGCTCGAGCCCGTGCCGGAGCCGGAGCCCGTGGCGGAGCCGGAGCCCGTTCTCGAGCCGGAGCCTGAGCCGGCCGTCAAGCCTGCGCCCGCGGCGGAGCCGGAGCCCGCGGCGGAGGCCGCCTCCTCGCCGGAGGTGGAATCCCCGGCCGATCTCGGCGAGACCATCGCCTCACCCCGCACCCGGGCGAAGGAACCCGCCTCTGAGCTCGCGCCGGAGCCCGCGACCCCCGGCCTCGTCACCGGCGTGCCGCCCCTGCACACCCTCGGCGGATCGCCGGTGTCCACCCCGGGCGGATCCGCGCCCCACAGTGCGGCGACCCCCTCCGAGACCGTCTCCGGCATCGACGACGACCCCGAGCTCGGCGCGACGGTCGCGAGCCCGCGCACGGCGGCCAAGGGAACGACGGCGGTGCCCGCTCTCCCGCCCTTCGTGCCGCCTGTGCCGCCGCTGCCGCCGGACGTGGCAGGCGCCGCGCAATTGGGTGACCACGACGGCGCCACCGTGTCGGTCGCCGAGGCCCGCGCGATGCGCGCGGCATCCACGTCCTACGACTCGATCGAGGACGTCCCGCCGCGCAGCCCCTCCCGCGGACGCATCCGCCTCGCCGACGGGCGGGTCGTCGAGCTGGAGCGCACCGTCATCATCGGGCGCCGTCCCCGCTCCACCCGCCCGGCCGAGAACGACCTGCCCACGCTGGTCGCCGTCGACGGGCCGCAGCACGACATCTCGCGCAACCACGTCGAGATCCGCGCCGAGGGCGAGCACGTGCTCGCCGTCGATCTCGCGAGCACCAACGGCACCGTCCTCCTCCGCGGCGGCCACGACCCCGTGCGACTCCACCCGAACGAGCCGACCATGGTGATCGACGCCGACGTACTCGATCTCGGCGACGGCGTCACCCTCACCTTCGAGGACCTTCCGTGA
- a CDS encoding serine/threonine protein kinase has protein sequence MSSKRAPAPPPQLPGFSYVQVLGSGGFADVYLYEQALPRRRVAVKVLLADKMTSGVAEQFQAEANVMAMLSTHPAIVTIYQAGVSDDGRSYLVMEYCSKPNLQVRARSAPISVAESLRVGIQVAAAVETAHRAGILHRDIKPANILVTEYNRPALTDFGIATTAEGTDPSAGMSIPWSPPESFADSPDFTVQSDVWALGATVYNLLAGRSPFEVPGGRNGGADLIRRIESEPLARLERADVPASLFQVLERSMSKRPGDRYESAVAFARALQKVQIELAHSVTPIDILDDAPPIEDEEEDGELTRVRGIVSIDPHTSPAAGPTWERSALAGGLGTGVDATARRDTSGWAPVDTGTNTGSDATMLRPPTAIPPSAPVTTAADEGTIVRGPQRIPAATAPTSPLPPSATTGAPRAASPQAASPQDTAPPTDAPATSRRGLWIGLIAAAVVAIVVVGAVVVASLLTPPVDEAAPETSPSAAPIPQDPVSEFIAPPTEGESSVSGDKATFRWINPDPQEGDTYLWQQVRLDGGEATAANVRETNVTVSLGSDTQLCIDVSVRRENGSTSDPLRICATS, from the coding sequence GTGAGCTCCAAGCGCGCCCCTGCGCCGCCGCCCCAACTGCCCGGCTTCTCGTACGTCCAGGTCCTCGGGTCCGGGGGCTTCGCCGACGTCTACCTGTACGAGCAGGCGCTGCCGCGGCGTCGGGTCGCGGTCAAGGTCCTCCTCGCCGACAAGATGACCAGCGGCGTCGCCGAGCAGTTCCAGGCCGAGGCCAATGTCATGGCGATGCTGTCGACGCATCCCGCCATCGTCACGATCTACCAGGCCGGTGTGTCGGACGACGGCCGCTCGTATCTGGTGATGGAGTACTGCTCCAAGCCGAATCTGCAGGTGCGTGCCCGGTCGGCGCCCATCTCGGTCGCGGAGTCGCTTCGCGTCGGCATCCAGGTCGCCGCAGCCGTCGAGACGGCGCACCGTGCCGGCATCCTCCACCGCGACATCAAGCCGGCGAACATCCTCGTCACGGAGTACAACCGCCCCGCGCTCACCGACTTCGGCATCGCGACGACGGCGGAGGGCACCGATCCGTCGGCCGGGATGTCGATCCCGTGGTCGCCGCCGGAGTCGTTCGCCGACAGCCCCGACTTCACCGTGCAGTCCGATGTCTGGGCTCTGGGCGCGACGGTCTACAACCTGCTGGCGGGTCGGTCGCCGTTCGAGGTGCCCGGAGGGCGCAACGGCGGCGCGGATCTGATCCGCCGCATCGAGTCGGAGCCGCTCGCGCGCCTCGAGCGCGCGGACGTGCCGGCGTCCCTGTTCCAGGTGCTCGAACGCTCCATGTCGAAGCGGCCGGGCGACAGGTACGAATCCGCCGTCGCCTTCGCGCGTGCTCTGCAGAAGGTGCAGATCGAGCTGGCTCACTCCGTCACCCCGATCGACATCCTCGACGACGCTCCGCCCATCGAGGACGAGGAGGAGGACGGCGAACTCACCCGCGTCCGCGGCATCGTCAGCATCGATCCGCACACGTCGCCCGCCGCGGGGCCCACGTGGGAGCGTTCCGCTCTCGCCGGCGGGCTCGGCACAGGGGTGGATGCCACGGCTCGCCGGGACACCTCGGGCTGGGCACCCGTCGACACGGGCACGAACACCGGCTCCGACGCGACCATGCTGCGCCCGCCGACGGCCATCCCGCCGTCTGCCCCGGTCACCACCGCGGCGGACGAGGGCACGATCGTGCGGGGGCCCCAGCGCATCCCCGCTGCCACGGCGCCGACGTCGCCTCTTCCGCCGTCTGCGACGACCGGTGCGCCGCGGGCCGCATCTCCGCAGGCCGCATCTCCGCAGGACACGGCACCGCCGACGGATGCTCCGGCCACGTCCCGCAGAGGTCTGTGGATCGGGCTGATCGCCGCCGCTGTCGTCGCCATCGTCGTGGTGGGAGCTGTCGTCGTCGCGTCCCTCCTGACGCCCCCGGTCGACGAGGCAGCTCCCGAGACCTCGCCCTCGGCGGCGCCGATCCCGCAGGATCCCGTGTCGGAGTTCATCGCGCCGCCGACCGAGGGCGAGAGTTCCGTGTCGGGCGACAAGGCGACGTTCCGCTGGATCAACCCCGATCCGCAGGAGGGGGACACCTACCTGTGGCAGCAGGTCCGTCTCGACGGCGGCGAGGCGACGGCGGCGAACGTGCGGGAGACGAACGTCACGGTCTCCCTCGGCTCGGACACCCAGCTCTGCATCGACGTCAGCGTGCGCCGTGAGAACGGCTCGACGAGCGACCCGCTCCGCATCTGCGCGACGTCCTGA
- a CDS encoding dehydrogenase has translation MDARADEPAPGDYAESRLIAIPDDPTTDAPGFAALHPSPEWWLALPAGSRLVGLVVSRPDMPSVVAQREALAQFGVPIEGFRHPAPDIGETWEERLTRLFGRLGAGDVLVVTDVKALGRDAHEETRTVAELRRRSVIVKVLDRS, from the coding sequence GTGGACGCACGCGCGGACGAACCGGCACCCGGGGACTACGCGGAATCGCGCCTCATCGCGATCCCCGACGATCCGACGACGGATGCCCCCGGCTTCGCCGCGCTGCACCCCAGCCCGGAGTGGTGGCTCGCCCTCCCGGCCGGCTCGCGGCTCGTGGGTCTCGTCGTCTCGCGACCCGACATGCCGAGCGTCGTCGCGCAGCGCGAGGCGCTCGCGCAGTTCGGCGTGCCGATCGAGGGGTTCCGGCATCCCGCCCCCGACATCGGGGAGACGTGGGAGGAACGGCTCACGCGCCTGTTCGGCCGCCTGGGAGCCGGGGACGTGCTCGTCGTCACCGACGTCAAGGCGCTCGGCCGCGACGCGCACGAGGAGACCCGGACGGTCGCGGAGCTGCGCCGTCGGTCGGTCATCGTAAAGGTGCTCGACCGGAGCTGA